A stretch of the Strigops habroptila isolate Jane chromosome 15, bStrHab1.2.pri, whole genome shotgun sequence genome encodes the following:
- the SET gene encoding protein SET: MSAPAAKVSKKELNSNHDGADETSEKEQQEAIEHIDEVQNEIDRLNEQASEEILKVEQKYNKLRQPFFQKRSELIAKIPNFWVTTFVNHPQVSALLGEEDEEALHYLTRVEVTEFEDIKSGYRIDFYFDENPYFENKVLSKEFHLNESGDPSSKSTEIKWKSGKDLTKRSSQTQNKASRKRQHEEPESFFTWFTDHSDAGADELGEVIKDDIWPNPLQYYLVPDMDDEEGEGEEDDDDDEEEEGLEDIDEEGDEDEGEEDEDDDEGEEGEEDEGEDD; the protein is encoded by the exons ATGTCGGCGCCGGCGGCCAAAGTCAGTAAGAAGGAGCTGAACTCCAACCACGATGGGGCCGACGAGACCTCAG aaaaagagcAACAGGAAGCAATCGAACACATTGATGAAGTACAGAATGAAATAGACAG ACTGAATGAACAAGCCAGTGAGGAAATTTTGAAAGTAGAACAGAAATACAACAAACTCCGCCAACCATTCTTCCAGAAGAGGTCAGAATTGATCGCCAAAATCCCAAACTTCTGGGTAACAACATTTGTCAACCACCCACAAG TATCTGCACTGCTGGGAGAAGAAGATGAGGAAGCACTGCATTATTTGACCAGAGTTGAGGTGACAGAATTTGAAGACATCAAATCAGGTTACAGAATAGATTTT TATTTTGATGAGAATCCATACTTCGAAAATAAAGTTCTCTCCAAAGAGTTTCACCTCAATGAAAGTGGAGACCCTTCTTCAAAATCAACTGAGATCAAATGGAAATCTGGGAAG GATCTGACAAAACGGTCAAGCCAGACACAGAACAAAGCCAGTAGGAAGAGGCAGCATGAAGAGCCAGAAAGCTTTTTCACCTGGTTCACCGATCACTCTGATGCAGGGGCTGATGAGTTAGGAGAAGTCATCAAGGATGACATCTGGCCAAATCCTTTGCAGTACTACTTG GTTCCTGATATGGATGatgaggaaggggagggagaggaggatgatgatgatgatgaagaggaagaaggattAGAGGATATTGACGAAGAAGGAGATGAAGATGAGggggaggaagatgaagacgatgatgagggagaggaaggagag GAGGATGAAGGAGAAGATGACTAA